In a single window of the Nocardiopsis composta genome:
- a CDS encoding AEC family transporter: MGVVPLISTLVPLFSIILIGYLASHFPPFRGNAQKVVNDFVFYIALPALLFGAVADVGLSGGISGAFIGANLANLLIGTGIGLAGGLLLFRRTLLRALATSMLAGFGNVVYLGVPLLVSAAGQQAVLPVALGQLLHNMFFMVLYPLCAALAVRRARAADDGRGADPAGRGERAPLPEPKGVGRAVLRSVVANPVTLSMAAGLLFALLGLRLSGPVADTVQMLGGAAAPAALFAVGLTLRRAVGALREGSVSASELGFTVAVKLAIMPLTAFALVTWVFPMSAIWAFTTVVMSALPNAAVAYVLVQQQDSGARQAAAAVVVSSVLSLAAIPAAGLLIS, encoded by the coding sequence ATGGGCGTCGTACCGCTGATCTCCACGCTGGTCCCGCTGTTCTCCATCATCCTCATCGGATATCTGGCCAGCCACTTCCCGCCCTTCCGGGGAAACGCCCAGAAGGTCGTCAACGACTTCGTCTTCTACATCGCGCTGCCCGCGCTGCTGTTCGGCGCGGTGGCCGACGTCGGCCTGTCCGGCGGGATCTCCGGGGCGTTCATCGGCGCCAACCTCGCCAACCTGCTCATCGGGACGGGGATCGGCCTGGCCGGCGGCCTGCTGCTGTTCCGCCGCACGCTGCTCCGGGCCCTGGCCACCTCGATGCTCGCCGGGTTCGGAAACGTCGTCTACCTGGGCGTGCCGCTGCTGGTCAGCGCGGCCGGGCAGCAGGCGGTGCTGCCGGTGGCGCTGGGCCAGCTGCTGCACAACATGTTCTTCATGGTGCTCTACCCGCTGTGCGCCGCCCTCGCGGTGCGGCGCGCCCGGGCCGCGGACGACGGGCGCGGCGCGGACCCGGCGGGGAGGGGAGAGCGGGCCCCGCTCCCCGAGCCGAAGGGCGTCGGGCGCGCGGTCCTGCGCAGCGTCGTCGCCAACCCGGTCACCCTGTCGATGGCCGCGGGCCTCCTCTTCGCCCTGCTCGGACTGCGGCTCTCCGGCCCGGTGGCGGACACCGTGCAGATGCTCGGCGGCGCCGCGGCGCCCGCCGCGCTGTTCGCGGTCGGCCTCACCCTGCGCCGCGCCGTCGGCGCGCTCCGGGAGGGCAGCGTCAGCGCCTCCGAACTGGGGTTCACCGTGGCGGTCAAGCTCGCGATCATGCCGCTCACCGCGTTCGCCCTGGTCACCTGGGTCTTCCCGATGTCGGCCATCTGGGCGTTCACCACGGTCGTGATGAGCGCGCTGCCCAACGCCGCGGTCGCCTACGTCCTGGTGCAGCAGCAGGACTCCGGCGCCCGGCAGGCCGCGGCGGCGGTGGTCGTCAGCAGTGTGCTCTCCCTGGCGGCCATCCCCGCCGCCGGGCTGCTGATCTCCTGA
- a CDS encoding DsbA family protein, with protein MTGDAPGPGADGADGVPGDGPAAPPGPGEPHRPGRRPPRPGRTALILGAALLLIAVAAVATVLDDTGPGRGADGTAAPSASPSPSPSGAPTVAGPRPPEIAPELRLGSEDAPVSMVVFGDYRCPYCAAFTREQQPRLVEEYVEEGRLLIVWRDYPYKGGVSERAAVAARAAGRQDAFWEYHDALYADPDAWTGSEDGDDGPFTAIAERLGLDTGRFRSDLADPELRGAVDADLGFALSLGVPGTPAFLIDGEAFFGAQPVEEFEERIEAAERAG; from the coding sequence ATGACCGGCGACGCCCCCGGCCCCGGAGCGGACGGGGCGGACGGCGTCCCCGGAGACGGCCCCGCGGCCCCACCGGGGCCCGGGGAGCCGCACCGCCCCGGGCGGCGCCCGCCGCGCCCCGGCCGCACCGCGCTCATCCTCGGCGCCGCACTGCTGCTCATCGCCGTCGCCGCGGTGGCCACCGTGCTGGACGACACCGGTCCCGGCCGCGGCGCGGACGGAACGGCGGCCCCGTCCGCCTCGCCGAGCCCCTCGCCCTCCGGCGCCCCGACGGTCGCCGGGCCGCGCCCGCCCGAGATCGCCCCCGAACTGCGACTGGGCTCCGAGGACGCCCCGGTCAGCATGGTCGTCTTCGGCGACTACCGGTGCCCCTATTGCGCGGCGTTCACCCGGGAGCAGCAGCCCCGGCTCGTCGAGGAGTACGTGGAGGAGGGGCGGCTGCTCATCGTCTGGCGCGACTACCCGTACAAGGGCGGCGTCTCCGAACGCGCGGCCGTCGCGGCGCGCGCCGCCGGCCGCCAGGACGCGTTCTGGGAGTACCACGACGCCCTCTACGCCGACCCCGACGCCTGGACCGGATCCGAGGACGGCGACGACGGGCCCTTCACCGCCATCGCCGAGCGGCTGGGCCTGGACACCGGGCGGTTCCGCAGCGACCTGGCCGACCCGGAGCTGCGCGGCGCGGTCGACGCCGACCTGGGCTTCGCCCTGTCCCTCGGCGTCCCCGGCACCCCGGCGTTCCTGATCGACGGGGAGGCGTTCTTCGGCGCCCAGCCGGTCGAGGAGTTCGAGGAGCGGATCGAGGCGGCCGAACGGGCCGGCTGA
- a CDS encoding class I SAM-dependent methyltransferase has product MDSKAWDERYRATGLVWGAGPNRFVVEQTEGLAPGRALDLAAGEGRNAVWLAERGWRVTAVDFSPVAVERGRRIAAERGADVEWAAADVRAYTPEPGGHDLVLLAYLHLPAEERRRVLAHAVRALAPGGRLVSVGHDRSNIEHGTGGPQDPAILHDAAEIAADLTAAAREQGGALHIGRAGTVRRPVRTEDGEAEAIDTLVVAERPADPA; this is encoded by the coding sequence ATGGACAGCAAGGCCTGGGACGAGCGCTACCGCGCCACCGGACTGGTGTGGGGCGCGGGCCCCAACCGGTTCGTCGTCGAGCAGACCGAGGGGCTGGCCCCCGGCCGGGCGCTGGACCTGGCCGCCGGCGAGGGCCGCAACGCCGTCTGGCTGGCCGAGCGGGGCTGGCGGGTGACGGCCGTCGACTTCTCCCCGGTGGCGGTGGAGCGGGGCCGCCGCATCGCCGCCGAACGCGGCGCCGACGTCGAATGGGCCGCGGCCGACGTCCGCGCCTACACCCCCGAACCCGGCGGCCACGACCTGGTGCTCCTGGCCTACCTGCACCTGCCCGCCGAGGAGCGGCGCCGGGTCCTGGCGCACGCGGTGCGCGCGCTGGCCCCCGGCGGACGGCTGGTCAGCGTCGGCCACGACCGGAGCAACATCGAGCACGGCACCGGCGGCCCGCAGGACCCGGCGATCCTGCACGACGCCGCGGAGATCGCCGCCGACCTGACCGCCGCGGCCCGGGAGCAGGGCGGTGCCCTGCACATCGGGCGGGCCGGGACGGTGCGCCGCCCGGTGCGCACCGAGGACGGCGAGGCCGAGGCGATCGACACGCTCGTGGTCGCCGAGCGCCCGGCGGACCCGGCATGA
- a CDS encoding M56 family metallopeptidase has protein sequence MIAVAAALAAALLLTVAGPALLGRAARAGGLRPGAMLGLWTLATAAWLLTWAAMLLMLVAEVMGSGVKGFVTACVTLFQAMRGNGAETWVAVLAPLTAAAVARLCWVLLRRGRDAARWRRDHHRRLAARARRRTLGGRPVWLVDADRPDAYCVPGRHAGVVVTRGALDALSAKEMRAVLAHEQAHLRGRHHLLVSWARLLNAAFPGVPLLRAAAREVPVLVEWAADDHAARSVGAASLLHALGAMAVPAERSPEALAASGACPVQRARRLLDPCRAGGGLRRRAAAVAAAAVLLLAPPALTLGAAAVTVATSPPCACTL, from the coding sequence GTGATCGCGGTCGCCGCGGCCCTGGCGGCCGCCCTGCTGCTCACCGTCGCCGGCCCCGCCCTGCTCGGCCGCGCCGCCCGCGCCGGCGGCCTGCGCCCCGGCGCCATGCTCGGCCTGTGGACCCTGGCCACCGCCGCCTGGCTGCTGACCTGGGCCGCCATGCTGCTCATGCTGGTCGCCGAGGTGATGGGCTCCGGCGTCAAGGGCTTCGTCACCGCCTGCGTCACCCTCTTCCAGGCGATGCGCGGCAACGGCGCCGAGACCTGGGTCGCGGTGCTGGCACCCCTCACCGCCGCCGCCGTGGCCCGGCTCTGCTGGGTGCTGCTGCGCCGCGGCCGGGACGCCGCCCGGTGGCGCCGCGACCACCACCGCCGGCTCGCCGCCCGAGCCCGCCGCCGCACCCTCGGCGGCCGCCCGGTGTGGCTGGTCGACGCCGACCGCCCGGACGCCTACTGCGTCCCCGGCCGCCACGCCGGCGTCGTGGTCACCCGGGGCGCCCTGGACGCGCTCTCCGCCAAGGAGATGCGCGCCGTCCTCGCCCACGAGCAGGCGCACCTGCGCGGCCGCCACCACCTGCTGGTCTCCTGGGCCCGGCTGCTCAACGCCGCGTTCCCCGGCGTCCCGCTGCTGCGCGCCGCCGCCCGCGAGGTCCCGGTGCTGGTCGAGTGGGCCGCAGACGACCACGCCGCCCGCTCGGTGGGCGCCGCCTCCCTGCTGCACGCCCTCGGCGCGATGGCGGTCCCCGCCGAACGCTCCCCGGAGGCGCTGGCGGCCTCCGGCGCCTGCCCGGTGCAGCGCGCCCGCCGGCTGCTGGACCCCTGCCGGGCCGGCGGCGGCCTGCGCCGCCGCGCCGCCGCCGTCGCGGCCGCCGCCGTGCTGCTGCTCGCCCCGCCGGCGCTGACCCTGGGCGCGGCCGCGGTCACCGTGGCCACCTCCCCACCCTGCGCCTGCACCCTGTGA
- a CDS encoding BlaI/MecI/CopY family transcriptional regulator: MEETGPGLGPLEAAVLDVLWDAGEEVSVRRVVDALPGRTPAYTTISTVLENLRRKGWVDRRRTGRVWFYRPLRDRASYAARRMHGALTDSGDSRAALLRFVDEMSPEEVDVLRSLLADVPREADS, translated from the coding sequence ATGGAGGAGACCGGTCCCGGGCTGGGGCCGTTGGAGGCGGCCGTCCTCGACGTGCTGTGGGACGCGGGGGAGGAGGTGAGCGTCCGCCGGGTCGTCGACGCGCTGCCCGGGCGCACCCCCGCCTACACCACCATCTCCACCGTGCTGGAGAACCTGCGCCGCAAGGGCTGGGTGGACCGGCGGCGCACCGGCCGGGTCTGGTTCTACCGCCCGCTGCGCGACCGCGCCTCCTACGCCGCCCGGCGGATGCACGGCGCGCTCACCGACAGCGGCGACTCCCGCGCGGCGCTGCTCCGCTTCGTCGACGAGATGTCGCCCGAAGAGGTCGACGTGCTCCGCTCCCTCCTCGCCGACGTGCCCCGGGAGGCCGACTCGTGA
- a CDS encoding DUF3995 domain-containing protein, whose protein sequence is MTDAAGILLAAALGAVAVLHFLWAAGVYWPAGSEADLARKAAPDAEEIPGLLTALVAVLLAGAAHLALAANREGLRFVPDLLYRIGIWGLVAVMALRGLVEPFLSAGKGNAVYNRLDRRVYAPFCVVLALLGTVVAVG, encoded by the coding sequence ATGACCGATGCCGCCGGCATCCTTCTCGCCGCCGCGCTCGGCGCGGTCGCCGTGCTCCACTTCCTCTGGGCCGCCGGCGTCTACTGGCCGGCCGGGTCCGAGGCGGACCTGGCCCGCAAGGCCGCACCCGACGCGGAGGAGATCCCGGGCCTGCTGACCGCCCTGGTGGCCGTGCTGCTGGCCGGGGCCGCCCACCTGGCCCTGGCGGCGAACCGGGAGGGACTGCGCTTCGTCCCCGATCTGCTGTACCGCATCGGGATCTGGGGCCTGGTCGCGGTCATGGCCCTGCGCGGGCTGGTCGAGCCGTTCCTCTCCGCAGGCAAGGGCAACGCGGTCTACAACCGGCTGGACCGGCGGGTGTACGCGCCGTTCTGCGTCGTGCTCGCCCTGCTGGGCACCGTGGTCGCGGTCGGCTGA
- a CDS encoding cytochrome c biogenesis CcdA family protein — translation MDIGYLAALLGGLLALLSPCSALLLPSFFAYAFRNPFGLLARTAVFYAGLCTALIPLGAGSALVTGFFYGNRELLVAVAGWAVIALGAAQILGLGVSIGPLARLQGRFSGRTGALPVFGLGAVYGLAGFCSGPILGAVLTVAATGGPLRGGILLACYALGMALPLFLLALLWDRFDLGGRKWLRGRPITLGRLRLHTTGLLSGLLFIGIGALFLLYDGTAALPGTGWLEEAAYRVQQPLARLGSGTDLLFLGALAAVLLAAAALRARRARRTADRPARDGEGTPR, via the coding sequence GTGGACATCGGCTACCTCGCCGCCCTGCTCGGCGGACTGCTCGCGCTGCTCAGCCCGTGCAGCGCCCTGCTCCTCCCGTCGTTCTTCGCCTACGCCTTCCGCAATCCGTTCGGCCTGCTGGCCCGCACCGCCGTGTTCTACGCCGGGCTGTGCACGGCGCTGATCCCGCTCGGCGCCGGATCCGCCCTGGTCACCGGGTTCTTCTACGGCAACCGGGAACTGCTGGTCGCCGTCGCCGGCTGGGCGGTCATCGCCCTGGGCGCCGCGCAGATCCTCGGCCTGGGCGTCTCCATCGGCCCGCTCGCCCGGCTGCAGGGCCGCTTCTCCGGGCGCACCGGGGCGCTCCCGGTGTTCGGGCTGGGCGCCGTCTACGGCCTGGCCGGCTTCTGCTCCGGCCCGATCCTCGGCGCGGTGCTCACCGTCGCCGCGACCGGCGGCCCGCTGCGCGGCGGCATCCTGCTGGCCTGCTACGCCCTGGGCATGGCGCTGCCGCTGTTCCTGCTCGCCCTGCTCTGGGACCGCTTCGACCTCGGCGGCCGGAAGTGGCTGCGCGGCCGCCCGATCACCCTGGGCCGGCTCCGGCTGCACACCACCGGCCTGCTGTCCGGGCTGCTGTTCATCGGCATCGGCGCGCTGTTCCTGCTCTACGACGGCACCGCCGCGCTGCCCGGAACCGGTTGGCTGGAGGAGGCCGCCTACCGCGTCCAGCAGCCGCTGGCCCGCCTCGGCTCCGGCACCGACCTCTTGTTCCTCGGCGCACTGGCCGCGGTGCTGCTCGCCGCCGCCGCGCTCCGCGCCCGCCGGGCCCGCCGCACCGCGGACCGGCCGGCACGGGACGGCGAAGGAACCCCCCGGTGA
- a CDS encoding DsbA family protein: MPREKPAQRDPGLLWPLLLSAAVVLVIAVGIAVRPGGGEEEAATGTAAAGDADGLRELGESLARRDADDPTALGDPDAPVVLIAYSDYQCPFCAAWVADTQPELVERYVDSGDLRIEWREFPYKGEASRIMAVGARAAAEQDAFWDYHEAVYAAHEDFKGVDAAEVGQRLAGIAADEGLDAERFTADLDRDDLAAQVEEDFAEGQGVGVSGTPAFLINGRPVIGAQPLEVFTGAVDTALAAEG, encoded by the coding sequence ATGCCGCGCGAGAAACCCGCCCAGCGGGACCCCGGACTGCTCTGGCCGCTACTGCTCAGCGCCGCGGTGGTGCTGGTCATCGCGGTCGGTATCGCGGTCCGGCCGGGCGGCGGCGAGGAGGAGGCGGCCACCGGCACGGCCGCCGCCGGCGACGCCGACGGCCTGCGCGAACTGGGCGAGTCGCTGGCCCGCCGGGACGCCGACGACCCCACCGCGCTCGGCGACCCGGACGCCCCCGTGGTGCTCATCGCCTACTCCGACTACCAGTGCCCGTTCTGCGCCGCCTGGGTCGCCGACACCCAGCCCGAACTGGTCGAACGCTACGTCGACTCCGGGGATCTGCGCATCGAGTGGCGGGAGTTCCCCTACAAGGGCGAGGCCTCCCGGATCATGGCGGTGGGCGCCCGCGCCGCCGCCGAGCAGGACGCGTTCTGGGACTACCACGAGGCCGTCTACGCGGCCCACGAGGACTTCAAGGGCGTCGACGCCGCCGAGGTCGGGCAGCGGCTGGCCGGCATCGCCGCCGACGAAGGGCTGGACGCCGAACGGTTCACCGCCGACCTGGACCGCGACGACCTGGCCGCCCAGGTGGAGGAGGACTTCGCCGAAGGGCAGGGCGTCGGGGTGAGCGGAACACCCGCCTTCCTGATCAACGGCCGCCCCGTCATCGGCGCCCAGCCCCTCGAGGTGTTCACCGGCGCCGTCGACACCGCCCTCGCCGCGGAGGGCTGA
- a CDS encoding dihydrofolate reductase family protein, with product MAKLIYSMITSLDGYAEAAEGDLGTGAGDPEVHTFVNDLFRPVGTYLYGRRMYETMVYWETAHTEPGQPPHILQYARDWQAAEKVVYSTTLESVSSAKTRIERTFDPDAVRRLKAEADRDLTVDGPNLAAQAIAAGLVDEYHLFITTSVVGGGKRFFPDGVRLDLDLVEERSFASGLIYAHYRTR from the coding sequence ATGGCAAAGCTCATCTACTCGATGATCACCTCGCTCGACGGCTACGCCGAGGCCGCGGAGGGCGACCTCGGCACCGGGGCCGGCGACCCGGAGGTGCACACCTTCGTCAACGACCTCTTCCGCCCCGTCGGCACCTACCTCTACGGCCGGCGGATGTACGAGACGATGGTCTACTGGGAGACCGCGCACACCGAGCCCGGCCAGCCGCCGCACATCCTGCAGTACGCCCGCGACTGGCAGGCCGCGGAGAAGGTCGTGTACTCCACCACGCTCGAGTCGGTGTCCAGCGCGAAGACCAGGATCGAGCGGACCTTCGACCCGGACGCGGTGCGCAGGCTCAAGGCCGAGGCCGATCGCGACCTCACCGTCGACGGCCCGAACCTCGCGGCCCAGGCGATCGCGGCCGGCCTGGTGGACGAGTACCACCTGTTCATCACCACGAGCGTGGTCGGCGGCGGCAAGCGGTTCTTCCCCGACGGTGTGCGCCTCGATCTCGATCTGGTGGAGGAGCGCTCCTTCGCCAGCGGACTGATCTACGCGCACTACCGGACCCGCTGA
- a CDS encoding SRPBCC family protein — MPRFTVRTRCAAPPERVFRACLDPGLHAATMAAHRERVVAGPRGRPLEAGDTVAFEARHFGLRLRLTARVTAAEPPRWFADEQVAGPFRRWRHVHRFAPDGAGGTVMTDEVDFAAPLGPLGRIAEAVFLRRYMERLIRSRSSHLAALLADGDG, encoded by the coding sequence ATGCCGCGCTTCACCGTCCGGACCCGCTGCGCCGCTCCCCCGGAGCGGGTGTTCCGGGCCTGCCTCGACCCCGGGCTGCACGCCGCCACCATGGCCGCGCACCGCGAGCGCGTCGTGGCCGGGCCCCGCGGGCGGCCGCTGGAGGCCGGGGACACGGTCGCCTTCGAGGCCCGGCACTTCGGGCTGCGGCTGCGGCTGACCGCCCGGGTCACCGCCGCCGAGCCGCCGCGCTGGTTCGCCGACGAGCAGGTGGCGGGGCCGTTCCGCCGGTGGCGCCACGTGCACCGGTTCGCGCCCGACGGCGCCGGCGGCACCGTGATGACCGACGAGGTGGACTTCGCCGCCCCGCTCGGCCCGCTGGGGCGCATCGCCGAGGCGGTGTTCCTCCGCCGCTACATGGAGCGGCTGATCCGCTCCCGCAGCTCGCACCTGGCCGCGCTGCTCGCCGACGGCGACGGCTGA
- the aztD gene encoding zinc metallochaperone AztD, whose translation MRQYTNRFRRSAALPAALAALGLAATACGGGGSAEEAGGEDAPAKVENPVVATYDGGIYIIDPESLDVVEDIELEGFNRLNPAGDGRHVLVSTSTGFRVLDAAGAELTDDEFEAPEPGHAVHHAGRTALFSDGAGEVTVFDPADLGDGLPETGKYTTEHPHHGVALVLENGEMVVTMGDEEERPGIQVLDAEGEETARSEECPGVHGEATAEGEAVVIGCEDGALVYSGGEITKIDSPDDYGRIGNQAGHEDSRYVLGDYKTDPDAELERPERVSVIDTEAGELELVDLDASYSFRSLGRGPHGEGLVLGTDGAIHVIDPESAEVTDSFPVIGEWKEPIEWQEARPTLYVRDHTAYVTDPGEKKLYAVDVESGEVQAETELPQASNEITGV comes from the coding sequence ATGAGGCAGTACACGAACCGGTTCCGGCGCAGCGCGGCGCTGCCGGCCGCCCTGGCCGCGCTCGGCCTGGCCGCCACCGCCTGCGGAGGCGGGGGCTCCGCCGAGGAGGCCGGCGGGGAGGACGCCCCGGCCAAGGTGGAGAACCCCGTCGTCGCCACCTACGACGGCGGGATCTACATCATCGACCCCGAATCCCTCGACGTGGTCGAGGACATCGAGCTGGAGGGCTTCAACCGGCTCAACCCGGCCGGCGACGGGCGGCACGTGCTGGTCTCCACCTCCACCGGCTTCCGGGTGCTCGACGCCGCCGGCGCCGAGCTGACCGACGACGAGTTCGAGGCGCCCGAGCCCGGCCACGCCGTGCACCACGCCGGCAGGACGGCGCTGTTCTCCGACGGCGCCGGCGAGGTCACCGTCTTCGACCCCGCCGACCTCGGTGACGGGCTGCCGGAGACCGGGAAGTACACCACCGAGCACCCGCACCACGGCGTCGCCCTGGTGCTGGAGAACGGCGAGATGGTGGTGACCATGGGCGACGAGGAGGAGCGCCCCGGCATCCAGGTGCTCGACGCCGAGGGCGAGGAGACCGCGCGCAGCGAGGAGTGCCCCGGGGTGCACGGCGAGGCGACCGCCGAGGGCGAGGCGGTGGTCATCGGCTGCGAGGACGGCGCGCTCGTCTACTCCGGCGGCGAGATCACCAAGATCGACAGCCCCGACGACTACGGGCGGATCGGCAACCAGGCCGGCCACGAGGACTCCCGCTACGTGCTGGGCGACTACAAGACCGACCCCGACGCCGAGCTGGAGCGCCCCGAGCGGGTCTCGGTCATCGACACCGAGGCCGGCGAGCTGGAACTGGTCGACCTGGACGCCAGCTACAGCTTCCGCTCGCTGGGCCGCGGCCCGCACGGCGAGGGCCTGGTGCTGGGCACCGACGGCGCGATCCACGTGATCGACCCGGAGTCCGCCGAGGTCACCGACTCCTTCCCGGTGATCGGCGAGTGGAAGGAGCCGATCGAGTGGCAGGAGGCCCGCCCGACCCTCTACGTCCGCGACCACACCGCCTACGTCACCGACCCCGGTGAGAAGAAGCTGTACGCGGTGGACGTCGAGTCCGGCGAGGTCCAGGCGGAGACCGAGCTCCCCCAGGCGTCCAACGAGATCACCGGCGTCTGA
- the aztC gene encoding zinc ABC transporter substrate-binding protein AztC, whose translation MKAPASAAARRTAAAALALALGAAASGCAAFGGERSGIVVTTNILGDITRNIVGDEAEVTVLMKPNADPHSFGISAQQAAALEEAELVVYNGLGLEEGVLRNVESAEEAGVPVLAAGEHADPLDYTEGETAGEPDPHFWTDPVRTGDAVDAIAEQVVAEVGGVDAERIRANAKEYRARIDEVHAEAEERFAGIPEDRRSLVTNHHVFGYLADRYGFEVIGAVIPSGTTLASPSGSDLKSLADAVEAAGVPAVFADSSQPDRLATVMAEEAGLDIEVVPLYSESLTEEGGGAATYLEMTRANTEAIADGLTG comes from the coding sequence ATGAAGGCACCCGCATCCGCCGCCGCCCGCCGCACCGCGGCGGCCGCGCTGGCCCTGGCGCTGGGCGCCGCGGCGTCCGGCTGCGCCGCGTTCGGCGGCGAGCGCTCCGGCATCGTCGTCACCACCAACATCCTCGGCGACATCACCCGCAACATCGTCGGCGACGAGGCCGAGGTGACCGTGCTGATGAAGCCCAACGCCGACCCGCACTCCTTCGGGATCTCCGCGCAGCAGGCCGCCGCCCTGGAAGAGGCCGAACTGGTCGTCTACAACGGCCTCGGCCTGGAGGAGGGCGTGCTGCGCAACGTCGAGTCCGCCGAGGAGGCCGGCGTGCCCGTGCTCGCCGCCGGCGAGCACGCCGACCCCCTCGACTACACCGAGGGCGAGACCGCCGGCGAACCCGACCCGCACTTCTGGACCGACCCGGTGCGCACCGGCGACGCGGTCGACGCCATCGCCGAGCAGGTCGTGGCCGAGGTGGGCGGCGTCGATGCGGAGCGGATCCGGGCCAACGCGAAGGAGTACCGGGCGCGGATCGACGAGGTGCACGCCGAGGCGGAGGAGCGGTTCGCCGGGATCCCCGAGGACCGGCGCAGCCTGGTCACCAACCACCACGTGTTCGGCTACCTCGCCGACCGCTACGGCTTCGAGGTGATCGGCGCGGTCATCCCCAGCGGCACCACCCTGGCCTCGCCCAGCGGCTCCGACCTCAAGTCGCTCGCCGACGCGGTCGAGGCCGCCGGGGTGCCCGCGGTCTTCGCCGACTCCTCCCAGCCCGACCGGCTGGCCACGGTGATGGCGGAGGAGGCCGGCCTGGACATCGAGGTGGTGCCGCTCTACTCGGAGTCCCTCACCGAGGAGGGCGGCGGCGCCGCCACCTACCTGGAGATGACCCGCGCCAACACCGAGGCCATCGCGGACGGTCTCACCGGCTGA
- the aztB gene encoding zinc ABC transporter permease AztB, translating into MEWLIAPFEVSFVARALVGGLLVSGVCALAGTWVVLRGMAFLGDAMSHGMLPGVALASLLGGSLFLGAAASAVAMALGVTALTRSGRLSRDTGIGLLFVGMLSAGVIIVSHSRSFAVDLTGFLFGDVLAVRERDLLVLAAALAVAAAIALLGHRAFVALAFDPRKARTLGLHPRAAHLAMLALVTLAIVASFHVVGTLLVFGLLIAPPAAMSLWARRIPVIMLGAALLGAASVFTGLLASWHLGTAAGATIAAVAVALFFLSALASAVRDRAPARPLPVPDHEHDSDQDKEHESIR; encoded by the coding sequence ATGGAGTGGTTGATCGCCCCGTTCGAGGTGTCCTTCGTCGCCCGGGCACTGGTCGGGGGCCTGCTGGTCTCCGGGGTATGCGCACTGGCCGGGACCTGGGTGGTGCTGCGCGGCATGGCGTTCCTCGGCGACGCGATGTCGCACGGCATGCTCCCCGGGGTCGCCCTGGCCTCGCTGCTCGGCGGCAGCCTCTTCCTCGGGGCGGCGGCCAGCGCCGTCGCGATGGCGCTCGGCGTGACCGCGCTGACCCGCAGCGGCCGGCTCTCCCGGGACACCGGCATCGGCCTGCTGTTCGTCGGGATGCTCTCCGCCGGGGTGATCATCGTGTCCCACTCCCGGTCGTTCGCCGTCGACCTCACCGGCTTCCTCTTCGGCGACGTGCTCGCCGTCCGCGAGCGCGACCTGCTCGTGCTGGCCGCGGCGCTGGCCGTCGCGGCCGCGATCGCCCTGCTCGGGCACCGGGCCTTCGTCGCCCTGGCCTTCGACCCCCGCAAGGCGCGGACGCTCGGCCTGCACCCGCGGGCCGCGCACCTGGCGATGCTCGCCCTGGTGACGCTGGCGATCGTCGCGTCCTTCCACGTGGTCGGCACCCTGCTGGTGTTCGGGCTGCTCATCGCTCCGCCCGCGGCGATGTCGCTGTGGGCCCGCCGCATCCCGGTGATCATGCTCGGCGCCGCCCTGCTCGGGGCGGCCTCGGTCTTCACCGGGCTGCTCGCCTCCTGGCACCTGGGCACCGCCGCCGGCGCCACCATCGCGGCCGTCGCGGTCGCCCTGTTCTTCCTGTCCGCCCTGGCCTCGGCGGTGCGCGACCGCGCCCCCGCCCGCCCCCTCCCCGTCCCCGACCACGAGCACGACTCCGACCAGGACAAGGAGCACGAGAGCATCCGATGA